In Streptomyces sp. NBC_00414, a single window of DNA contains:
- a CDS encoding LysR family transcriptional regulator: MIDLRRLHVLRAVEHYGTVTAAARALHLTTSAASQQVRQLARELGVDLLEPQGRGVRLTPAARSLITHADAIQARWDQAELDLRADHDDPAGLLRVSGVPTAASVLLAPMAARLRARHPRLSVRIQEAAVLEGFDLLFEGRADLAVVEVTPRNPPPGDARFDQRPLLDDPFDLVVPDTHRLAGRELIDLAEAAREDWIAPVADSPCRPHVLSACGAAGFTPDVVHLAMDWNVMAHLVAHGLGVALVPRLAHLPPHLPITRVRCTGDPHRKLLTCTRAGGHERPAVAAALAELRELAPTAVA; this comes from the coding sequence ATGATTGATCTGCGGCGACTCCATGTCCTGCGCGCCGTCGAGCACTACGGCACGGTCACCGCGGCCGCCCGCGCCCTGCATCTGACGACCTCCGCCGCCTCGCAGCAGGTCCGCCAGCTCGCCCGTGAGCTGGGGGTCGACCTGCTGGAACCGCAGGGCCGCGGCGTACGGCTGACCCCCGCCGCGCGCAGCCTGATCACGCACGCCGACGCGATCCAGGCCCGCTGGGACCAGGCCGAGCTGGACCTGCGCGCCGACCACGACGATCCGGCCGGACTGCTGCGGGTGAGCGGTGTCCCGACGGCCGCCTCGGTACTGCTGGCCCCGATGGCGGCCCGGCTGCGCGCACGCCATCCCCGGCTTTCCGTACGCATCCAGGAGGCGGCCGTCCTGGAGGGCTTCGACCTGCTCTTCGAGGGCAGGGCCGACCTCGCGGTCGTCGAGGTGACCCCGCGCAACCCACCGCCCGGCGACGCCCGCTTCGACCAACGGCCGCTGCTGGACGATCCGTTCGACCTGGTCGTACCCGACACGCACCGGCTGGCGGGACGCGAGCTGATCGACCTCGCGGAGGCCGCGCGCGAGGACTGGATCGCGCCGGTCGCCGACAGCCCCTGCCGACCGCACGTGCTGTCCGCATGCGGCGCCGCGGGTTTCACCCCCGACGTCGTCCACCTGGCCATGGACTGGAACGTCATGGCCCACCTCGTCGCGCACGGCCTCGGGGTCGCCCTCGTCCCCCGGCTCGCCCATCTGCCTCCCCATCTGCCGATCACCCGCGTCCGCTGTACGGGCGACCCGCACCGCAAACTCCTCACCTGCACCCGCGCCGGGGGCCATGAGCGCCCGGCCGTCGCGGCGGCCCTGGCCGAACTCCGGGAACTGGCACCCACAGCGGTGGCGTGA
- a CDS encoding intradiol ring-cleavage dioxygenase has protein sequence MTDTSIGRRTVLIATGATAATLAVGATLPEASTTAPTTAADQQPAAAAAVCTLTKEMTEGPYYLDGQLVRADIHEDKTGIPLKLTLTVVDDDTCAPLDSALVEIWHCDALGEYSGFVGGNGHDEPDNGTFLRGGVLTGADGVAKITTIYPGWYRGRCIHIHIKVHTDVTLTSDGSFEGGQELHTGQLFFDEAITTRVAAVPVYAANTVPRTTLAQDGIYDDGGAASGLLTLTALGSSTTAGYAGSLTLGVETS, from the coding sequence ATGACAGACACATCGATCGGACGTCGAACCGTGCTCATCGCCACGGGCGCCACCGCGGCCACACTGGCCGTCGGTGCCACGCTCCCCGAGGCCTCCACCACGGCCCCCACTACGGCTGCCGACCAGCAGCCGGCCGCCGCCGCGGCCGTCTGCACCCTCACGAAGGAGATGACCGAAGGCCCCTACTACCTCGACGGACAACTCGTCCGCGCCGACATCCACGAGGACAAGACCGGCATTCCGCTGAAGCTCACGCTCACCGTCGTCGACGACGACACCTGTGCCCCGCTCGACAGCGCGCTGGTGGAGATCTGGCACTGCGACGCACTCGGCGAGTACTCCGGGTTCGTCGGCGGCAACGGACACGACGAGCCCGACAACGGCACCTTCCTGCGGGGCGGGGTGCTCACGGGCGCCGACGGCGTCGCGAAGATCACCACCATCTACCCGGGCTGGTACCGAGGGCGCTGCATCCACATCCACATCAAGGTGCACACCGACGTCACGCTGACCTCCGACGGCTCGTTCGAGGGCGGTCAGGAACTGCACACCGGGCAGCTGTTCTTCGACGAGGCCATCACCACGAGGGTGGCGGCGGTGCCGGTGTACGCGGCGAACACCGTGCCGCGGACCACGCTCGCGCAGGACGGGATCTATGACGACGGTGGTGCGGCCTCCGGGCTGCTGACCTTGACAGCGCTGGGCAGTTCGACGACGGCGGGGTACGCGGGTTCCTTGACGCTGGGCGTCGAGACCTCCTGA
- a CDS encoding arabinan endo-1,5-alpha-L-arabinosidase — MSRTSSRTSHSKGRRTGRRTALLALPAAVLLALVPTTASAYPNPGTVTGSTVVHDPTMIRTSSGQYLLYATGGGLGYRTSANRIAFSAGSDAFGTKPGWWSSYATEAWAPDISYQGGKYLMYYAVSTFGSNRSAIGLAGSTTGLPGSWSDYGTVYTSTTSSDYNAIDPNLFVDSDGKWWLSFGSWWTGLKMIQINPSTGKQLSTNTTRYSIASRPTGTKAVEAPYIVKRGGYYYLFASYDTCCAGTSSTYKVKVGRATSVTGPYYDKNGVSLMNNGGTPVLESHGRYIGPGGQSIMADSDGDLIVYHYYDGQDNGTPKLGINLLNWSTGWPVAY; from the coding sequence GTGAGCCGCACCTCCAGCAGGACTTCTCACAGCAAGGGCCGCCGTACGGGCCGCAGGACCGCCCTCCTCGCCCTCCCCGCGGCGGTCCTGCTCGCCCTCGTCCCCACCACCGCCTCCGCGTACCCGAACCCGGGCACCGTCACCGGCTCGACAGTCGTCCACGACCCGACGATGATCCGCACCTCGTCCGGCCAGTACCTCCTGTACGCGACCGGCGGCGGCCTCGGTTACAGGACGTCGGCCAACCGGATCGCCTTCAGCGCGGGCTCCGACGCCTTCGGCACCAAGCCGGGCTGGTGGTCGTCGTACGCGACCGAGGCATGGGCGCCCGACATCTCGTACCAGGGCGGCAAGTACCTGATGTACTACGCCGTCTCGACCTTCGGCTCGAACAGGTCGGCCATCGGTCTCGCCGGTTCGACGACCGGGCTGCCGGGCTCCTGGAGCGACTACGGGACGGTCTACACGTCCACCACCTCCAGCGACTACAACGCCATCGACCCCAACCTCTTCGTCGACAGCGACGGCAAGTGGTGGCTGTCCTTCGGCAGTTGGTGGACCGGGCTGAAAATGATCCAGATCAACCCGTCGACCGGCAAACAGCTCTCGACCAACACCACGCGCTACTCGATCGCGTCCCGCCCGACCGGCACCAAGGCCGTCGAGGCGCCGTACATCGTCAAGCGGGGCGGCTACTACTACCTGTTCGCCTCGTACGACACCTGCTGCGCCGGCACCAGCTCCACGTACAAGGTCAAGGTCGGCCGGGCCACCAGCGTCACCGGGCCGTACTACGACAAGAACGGCGTCTCCCTGATGAACAACGGAGGCACGCCGGTGCTGGAGTCGCACGGCCGGTACATCGGCCCCGGCGGTCAGTCGATCATGGCGGACTCGGACGGCGACCTGATCGTCTACCACTACTACGACGGCCAGGACAACGGCACTCCCAAGCTCGGTATCAACCTCCTGAACTGGAGCACCGGATGGCCCGTCGCCTACTGA
- a CDS encoding family 43 glycosylhydrolase: MARRLLTLLAALLMALSLGQSSAGAATFANPVKSVKGADPWISYHDGNYYLVTTSWTDVITMRKSPTLGGLSTAPSVQVWKGDAASRCCNIWAPELYYSGGKWYLYFVAGQNIADYNPTQRTHVLESSGSDPMGPYTYKNQLNSAWMLDPSVLNLNGQLYLLGSASGGTQNLVIAPMSNPYTLSGSFSTISTPTYDWEKSGGTVNEGPEVLQRNGVTRIIYSASGCWTPDYKLGQLTLTGSNPLSASSWTKKSTPVFQRNDSAGVYGPGHNGFFNSPDGSESWIVYHANDSAGDGCDNGRTTRAQKFTWNSDGSPNLGAPVALGASLAGPSGEPSSTSTTYTLTNRNSGKCLEVAGGSTADGANVQQYACNGGSHQKWRVEDRGDDTSRLVNVGSGKVLDTADCSSADGADLRQWAWLDNTCQRFRFLTTGGGFVRIVNQATGKVADVADCSSADGADVRQWTWLNNNCQQWRFTAG, encoded by the coding sequence ATGGCCCGTCGCCTACTGACCCTGCTCGCCGCGCTGCTGATGGCCCTGTCGCTCGGGCAGTCGTCGGCGGGCGCGGCCACGTTCGCCAATCCGGTCAAGTCGGTGAAGGGCGCCGACCCCTGGATCTCGTACCACGACGGCAACTACTACCTGGTGACGACGAGTTGGACCGACGTCATCACCATGCGCAAGTCGCCGACCCTGGGCGGGCTGTCGACCGCGCCCAGCGTGCAGGTGTGGAAGGGCGACGCGGCCTCGCGCTGCTGCAACATCTGGGCGCCCGAGCTCTACTACTCCGGCGGCAAGTGGTACCTGTACTTCGTCGCCGGGCAGAACATCGCCGACTACAACCCGACCCAGCGCACCCACGTCCTGGAGAGCTCCGGGTCCGACCCGATGGGGCCGTACACGTACAAGAACCAGCTCAACAGCGCCTGGATGCTGGACCCGAGCGTCCTGAACCTGAACGGGCAGCTGTATCTGCTGGGCAGCGCGAGCGGCGGGACGCAGAACCTCGTCATCGCGCCGATGTCCAACCCGTACACGCTCAGCGGGTCCTTCTCGACGATCTCCACGCCGACGTACGACTGGGAGAAGTCGGGCGGGACGGTGAACGAAGGGCCCGAAGTGCTCCAGCGGAACGGGGTCACGCGGATCATCTACTCCGCGAGCGGCTGCTGGACCCCCGACTACAAGCTCGGGCAGCTGACCCTGACCGGCTCCAACCCGCTCTCCGCGTCCTCCTGGACGAAGAAGTCCACACCGGTCTTCCAGCGCAACGACAGCGCGGGGGTGTACGGGCCCGGGCACAACGGGTTCTTCAACTCGCCTGACGGCAGCGAGAGTTGGATCGTCTACCACGCCAACGACAGCGCGGGCGACGGCTGTGACAACGGGCGGACGACCCGGGCGCAGAAGTTCACGTGGAACTCCGACGGGTCGCCGAACCTCGGTGCGCCGGTCGCGCTCGGGGCGAGTCTGGCGGGGCCGTCGGGGGAGCCGTCGAGCACGTCCACGACGTACACGCTGACCAACCGGAACAGCGGCAAGTGCCTTGAGGTGGCCGGTGGTTCGACCGCCGACGGGGCCAATGTGCAGCAGTACGCGTGCAACGGCGGCAGCCATCAGAAGTGGCGGGTGGAGGACCGGGGCGACGACACGAGCCGGCTGGTGAACGTGGGGTCCGGGAAGGTGCTCGACACGGCGGACTGCTCCTCCGCCGACGGGGCGGATCTGCGGCAGTGGGCCTGGCTCGACAACACCTGTCAGCGGTTCCGGTTCCTCACCACCGGCGGGGGGTTCGTCCGGATCGTCAACCAGGCGACGGGGAAGGTGGCGGATGTCGCCGACTGCTCCTCCGCCGACGGGGCGGACGTCCGCCAGTGGACTTGGCTGAACAACAACTGCCAGCAGTGGCGCTTCACCGCGGGCTAG
- a CDS encoding pyridoxal phosphate-dependent aminotransferase, protein MADNVTSLFRTGAHSPSMAALARESGEAGPVDFCIPCNPYFPSPRMMDELTSRLRDIITYYPSSADTITAELCNLLQLPPQCVAMGNGSTELITWIDHLLVRESLAIPVPTFGRWTDQPLETGKRVDMFPLQESNGFALDPAQYIQFIRSRGTRAAVICNPNNPDGGFLPKQTILAFCDALADLDLIVIDESFLEFADAENEPSIVEEAVMRPNVIVLRSLGKNFGLHGVRFGYMVANPGLAGKIRSMLPKWNLNAFAETVVFMLKDYGAEYVESLHMVRRDRLDMARQLSTLPGLTVYPSQGNFLFVRLPVGAEGTVVRDRLLTEHRILVRECGNKIGSSSRFVRLVVRPQEDVRRLVVGLESVLYGTTRRGAAVPELSQGTGYSSGTAAVDRLVGSTNGHGYPGLAGAANGMVPQPQPQQMPQQVPQQLPQQPQPLVAAANGMVGQPQPLTAAQTRGTTGMPGGLTAVAAQGQPQYPQQGFPPQPQAMPQPQPVPQQQPGGWPNTPGSSNGAGWPAAGGVNRVG, encoded by the coding sequence ATGGCCGACAATGTCACCTCGCTGTTCCGCACCGGCGCGCACAGCCCCTCGATGGCCGCGCTGGCACGAGAGAGCGGGGAGGCGGGTCCGGTGGACTTCTGTATCCCGTGCAATCCGTACTTTCCCTCGCCGAGGATGATGGACGAGCTGACCAGCCGGCTGCGCGACATCATCACGTACTACCCGAGCAGCGCCGACACCATCACCGCCGAGCTGTGCAACCTGCTGCAACTTCCCCCGCAGTGCGTGGCGATGGGCAACGGCTCGACGGAACTGATCACCTGGATCGACCATCTGCTGGTCCGGGAGTCGCTCGCCATCCCCGTCCCCACCTTCGGCCGCTGGACCGACCAGCCGCTGGAGACCGGCAAGCGCGTCGACATGTTCCCGCTCCAGGAGAGCAACGGCTTCGCCCTCGACCCGGCGCAGTACATCCAGTTCATCCGCTCCAGGGGCACCCGCGCGGCCGTCATCTGCAACCCGAACAACCCCGACGGCGGCTTCCTCCCCAAGCAGACGATCCTGGCCTTCTGCGACGCGCTCGCCGACCTCGACCTGATCGTCATCGACGAGTCGTTCCTGGAGTTCGCCGACGCGGAGAACGAGCCGAGCATCGTCGAGGAGGCGGTGATGCGCCCCAACGTCATCGTGCTGCGCAGCCTCGGCAAGAACTTCGGTCTGCATGGCGTGCGGTTCGGCTACATGGTGGCCAACCCGGGCCTGGCGGGCAAGATCCGCTCGATGCTGCCGAAGTGGAACCTGAACGCCTTCGCGGAGACCGTGGTCTTCATGCTCAAGGACTACGGGGCCGAGTACGTGGAGAGCCTGCACATGGTGCGCCGCGACCGGCTCGACATGGCGCGCCAGCTCTCCACGCTGCCCGGCCTCACGGTCTACCCCTCGCAGGGCAACTTCCTCTTCGTGCGCCTCCCCGTGGGCGCCGAGGGCACCGTGGTCCGGGACCGACTGCTCACCGAGCACCGGATCCTGGTCCGCGAGTGCGGCAACAAGATCGGCTCGTCCAGTCGCTTCGTGCGGCTCGTGGTACGCCCGCAGGAGGACGTGCGCCGCCTGGTGGTCGGCCTGGAGTCGGTGCTCTACGGAACCACCCGGCGGGGTGCCGCGGTGCCCGAACTGAGCCAGGGGACCGGCTACAGCTCGGGTACGGCGGCGGTCGACCGGCTCGTCGGTTCGACCAACGGGCACGGCTATCCGGGGCTCGCGGGCGCGGCGAACGGAATGGTGCCCCAGCCCCAGCCTCAGCAGATGCCCCAGCAGGTGCCGCAGCAACTGCCTCAGCAGCCGCAGCCGCTCGTGGCGGCGGCCAACGGCATGGTCGGGCAGCCGCAGCCGTTGACCGCGGCGCAGACGCGGGGCACCACGGGGATGCCGGGTGGGCTGACCGCCGTGGCGGCTCAGGGGCAGCCGCAGTATCCGCAGCAGGGGTTCCCCCCACAGCCCCAGGCGATGCCGCAGCCGCAGCCGGTGCCTCAGCAGCAGCCCGGTGGCTGGCCCAACACGCCGGGCTCGTCCAACGGAGCGGGGTGGCCTGCGGCCGGCGGGGTGAACCGGGTCGGCTGA
- the mmsB gene encoding multiple monosaccharide ABC transporter permease — MSTNVTAKSPAPAPAGKGGSTGGGDGLLQLMVDGMRRNMRQYGMLIALGLIVVLFAVWTDGDLLLPRNVSNLVLQNSYILILAIGMMLVIIAGHIDLSVGSLTAFVGAVAAVLMVKHDLDWPIAVVLCLLLGAAAGAAQGFFIAYLGIPSFIVTLAGMLTFRGLTEIFLEGQTLGPFPEGLQKVSNGFLPEVGPDTNYHNLTLLLGFAVIAFIVLQEFRDRRRQQEFALDVPPFKLFLLKIVALAAAVLTVTMMLASYKGAPVVLIILGVLVVGFGYVMRNAVIGRHIYAIGGNLPAAKLSGVRDKKVTFLVFLNMGMLAALAGLVFAARFNAASPKAGVNFELEAIAASFIGGASMSGGVGTVLGAIIGGVVLGVLNNGMNLVGVGSDWQQVIKGLVLLLAVGFDVWNKRKVGS; from the coding sequence ATGAGCACGAATGTGACCGCCAAGTCCCCCGCGCCGGCCCCCGCCGGCAAGGGCGGCTCGACAGGCGGCGGCGACGGCCTGCTGCAGCTGATGGTCGACGGCATGCGCCGCAACATGCGGCAGTACGGCATGCTGATCGCGCTGGGCCTGATCGTGGTGCTGTTCGCGGTGTGGACCGACGGCGACCTGCTGCTCCCGCGCAACGTCTCCAACCTGGTGCTGCAGAACAGCTACATCCTGATCCTCGCGATCGGCATGATGCTCGTCATCATCGCGGGCCACATCGACCTGTCGGTCGGCTCGCTCACCGCCTTCGTGGGCGCGGTGGCGGCCGTGCTGATGGTCAAGCACGACCTCGACTGGCCGATCGCCGTGGTGCTGTGCCTGCTCCTGGGCGCCGCCGCGGGAGCCGCGCAAGGCTTCTTCATCGCGTATCTCGGCATACCGTCCTTCATCGTCACCCTGGCGGGAATGCTGACCTTCCGCGGTCTGACGGAGATCTTCCTGGAGGGCCAGACGCTCGGCCCGTTCCCCGAGGGTCTGCAGAAGGTCTCCAACGGCTTCCTCCCCGAGGTCGGCCCGGACACCAACTACCACAACCTCACGCTGCTGCTCGGCTTCGCCGTGATCGCGTTCATCGTGCTGCAGGAGTTCCGTGACCGCAGGCGGCAGCAGGAGTTCGCGCTCGACGTGCCGCCGTTCAAGCTGTTCCTGCTGAAGATCGTGGCCCTGGCCGCCGCGGTGCTCACGGTGACGATGATGCTCGCCAGCTACAAGGGCGCGCCGGTGGTGCTGATCATCCTCGGCGTCCTCGTCGTCGGCTTCGGCTACGTGATGCGCAACGCCGTCATCGGCCGCCACATCTACGCGATCGGCGGCAACCTGCCCGCCGCGAAGCTCTCCGGTGTGCGGGACAAGAAGGTCACCTTCCTGGTCTTCCTCAACATGGGCATGCTCGCGGCGCTCGCCGGTCTGGTCTTCGCGGCCCGCTTCAACGCGGCCTCGCCCAAGGCCGGTGTGAACTTCGAACTGGAGGCGATCGCCGCGTCGTTCATCGGCGGCGCGTCGATGAGCGGCGGTGTGGGCACCGTCCTCGGCGCGATCATCGGTGGTGTCGTGCTGGGTGTCCTCAACAACGGCATGAACCTCGTCGGCGTCGGCAGCGACTGGCAGCAGGTCATCAAGGGCCTGGTGCTGCTCCTGGCGGTCGGCTTCGACGTCTGGAACAAGCGCAAGGTCGGCTCGTAA
- the mmsA gene encoding multiple monosaccharide ABC transporter ATP-binding protein: MAGPVLEMRSIVKTFPGVKALSDVSLSVRPGEVHAICGENGAGKSTLMKVLSGVHPHGTYEGDILFEGEPCTFKDIRASEQHGIVIIHQELALVPYLSIAENIFLGNEHATRGFISWTETLKHATELLRRVGLDEHPDTRVADIGVGKQQLVEIAKALSKKVKLLILDEPTAALNDEDSGKLLELILGLKDQGITSIIISHKLNEIETVADSVTILRDGRSIETLDVKAAETTEDRIISGMVGRDLDHRFPERTPHDTEVGAAPALEIRNWTVHHPIDQQRKVVDDVSIQVRRGEIVGIAGLMGAGRTELAMSVFGRTYGRYAGGTVLKDGKEIRTKTVSDAVKHGIAYVTEDRKHYGLNLIDTINRNISLSALGKVAKGGVVDEHAERQVSEGFRKSMNIKAPTVFEPVGKLSGGNQQKVVLSKWIFAGPDVLILDEPTRGIDVGAKFEIYTVIDKLAAEGKAVVFISSELPELLGMCDRIYTMSAGRLTGEVQRAEATQEVLMRQMTKDKR; encoded by the coding sequence ATGGCGGGACCCGTCCTGGAAATGCGCTCGATCGTCAAGACCTTCCCCGGCGTCAAGGCGCTGTCGGACGTCTCTCTGAGCGTCCGGCCCGGCGAGGTCCACGCCATCTGCGGGGAGAACGGCGCCGGGAAGTCGACCCTCATGAAGGTCCTCTCCGGCGTCCACCCGCACGGGACGTACGAGGGCGACATCCTCTTCGAGGGTGAGCCCTGCACGTTCAAGGACATCAGGGCGAGCGAGCAGCACGGCATCGTGATCATCCACCAGGAGCTTGCCCTGGTGCCCTACCTCTCCATCGCGGAGAACATCTTCCTCGGCAACGAGCACGCCACGCGCGGGTTCATCAGCTGGACCGAGACGCTGAAGCACGCGACCGAACTGCTGCGGCGGGTCGGGCTCGACGAGCACCCCGACACCCGCGTCGCCGACATCGGCGTGGGCAAGCAGCAGCTCGTCGAGATCGCGAAGGCGCTGTCGAAGAAGGTGAAGCTGCTGATCCTCGACGAGCCGACGGCGGCTCTGAACGACGAGGACAGCGGCAAGCTCCTGGAGCTCATCCTGGGTCTCAAGGACCAGGGCATCACCTCGATCATCATCTCGCACAAGCTCAACGAGATCGAGACGGTCGCGGACTCGGTGACCATCCTGCGCGACGGGCGGTCCATCGAGACCCTCGACGTGAAGGCCGCGGAGACCACCGAGGACCGGATCATCAGCGGCATGGTCGGACGCGACCTCGACCACCGCTTCCCGGAACGCACCCCGCACGACACGGAGGTGGGCGCGGCTCCGGCCCTGGAGATCCGCAACTGGACCGTGCACCACCCGATCGACCAGCAGCGCAAGGTCGTCGACGACGTGTCGATCCAGGTGCGCCGCGGGGAGATCGTCGGTATCGCCGGGCTCATGGGCGCCGGGCGCACCGAGCTGGCGATGAGCGTCTTCGGGCGCACCTACGGCCGGTACGCGGGCGGCACCGTCCTCAAGGACGGCAAGGAGATCCGTACGAAGACCGTGTCGGACGCGGTCAAGCACGGCATCGCGTACGTGACCGAGGACCGCAAGCACTACGGCCTCAACCTCATCGACACCATCAACCGGAACATCTCGCTCAGCGCGCTGGGCAAGGTCGCCAAGGGCGGTGTCGTCGACGAGCACGCCGAGCGGCAGGTCTCCGAGGGCTTCCGCAAGTCGATGAACATCAAGGCGCCGACCGTCTTCGAGCCGGTGGGCAAGCTGTCGGGCGGCAACCAGCAGAAGGTCGTCCTCAGCAAGTGGATCTTCGCGGGTCCCGACGTGCTGATCCTGGACGAGCCGACCCGCGGCATCGACGTGGGCGCCAAGTTCGAGATCTACACGGTCATCGACAAACTGGCCGCCGAGGGCAAGGCGGTCGTCTTCATCTCCTCCGAGCTGCCCGAACTGCTCGGAATGTGCGACCGCATCTACACGATGTCCGCCGGGCGGCTGACCGGTGAGGTCCAGCGGGCCGAGGCCACGCAGGAAGTGCTGATGCGCCAGATGACGAAGGACAAGAGGTAA
- the chvE gene encoding multiple monosaccharide ABC transporter substrate-binding protein codes for MRNRKAALSAIAAAASLALTLSACGQDSDGGSEGDKGDAKGSTVGIAMPTKSSERWIADGANVEKNLKAAGYKTKLAYGEDDPDTQVSQIENMITQGVSALIIAAIDNKSLDNVLQQAKEADIPVISYDRLILNSPNVDYYASFDNEKVGELQGGYIVEKLGLKDGSKKGPFNVELFAGSNDDNNTQYFFKGAMNALQPYIDKKQLVVKSGQTKLNQVTTLRWDGGTAQKRMDDLLTSAYKSAKVDAVLSPYDGISIGILSALKSDDYGSKSKPLPIVTGQDAEVASVKSIIAGQQTQTVYKDTRKLAEVAANMVDSVLKDKKPETNDTKTYDNGAKVVPAYLLDPVNVDKSNYKEVVVDSGYIKESDLK; via the coding sequence ATGCGTAATCGCAAGGCAGCCCTCTCCGCCATAGCCGCGGCAGCCTCCCTCGCCCTCACCCTCTCCGCCTGCGGGCAGGACAGTGACGGCGGCAGTGAGGGCGACAAGGGAGACGCGAAGGGTTCCACCGTCGGCATCGCCATGCCGACCAAGTCCTCGGAGCGCTGGATCGCCGATGGCGCCAACGTGGAGAAGAACCTCAAGGCCGCCGGCTACAAGACCAAGCTGGCCTACGGTGAGGACGACCCGGACACGCAGGTCTCGCAGATCGAGAACATGATCACGCAGGGTGTCTCCGCGCTGATCATCGCTGCGATCGACAACAAGTCGCTCGACAACGTTCTGCAGCAGGCCAAGGAAGCCGACATCCCGGTCATCTCCTACGACCGCCTGATCCTCAACTCGCCGAACGTCGACTACTACGCGTCGTTCGACAACGAGAAGGTCGGCGAGCTCCAGGGCGGCTACATCGTCGAGAAGCTCGGTCTGAAGGACGGCTCGAAGAAGGGCCCGTTCAACGTCGAGCTCTTCGCCGGCTCCAACGACGACAACAACACCCAGTACTTCTTCAAGGGCGCGATGAACGCCCTGCAGCCGTACATCGACAAGAAGCAGCTGGTCGTCAAGTCCGGTCAGACGAAGCTCAACCAGGTCACCACCCTGCGCTGGGACGGCGGCACCGCCCAGAAGCGCATGGACGACCTGCTCACCTCGGCGTACAAGAGCGCCAAGGTCGACGCGGTGCTCTCGCCCTACGACGGCATCTCCATCGGCATCCTGTCCGCGCTCAAGTCGGACGACTACGGCAGCAAGAGCAAGCCGCTGCCCATCGTCACGGGCCAGGACGCCGAGGTCGCCTCGGTGAAGTCGATCATCGCCGGCCAGCAGACGCAGACCGTCTACAAGGACACCCGCAAGCTCGCCGAGGTGGCCGCGAACATGGTCGACTCCGTGCTGAAGGACAAGAAGCCGGAGACGAACGACACCAAGACGTACGACAACGGCGCGAAGGTCGTCCCCGCGTACCTGCTGGACCCGGTCAACGTCGACAAGTCGAACTACAAGGAAGTTGTCGTCGACTCGGGCTACATCAAGGAAAGCGACCTCAAGTAA